The Thermotoga caldifontis AZM44c09 genomic interval CGAAAAACCCACCGAACTTCAGCGACCAGTGTGCGGCGTTCATAAACAGCGACATAAAGACCGCGATACAGGAAGGCATATCCGCCGAGGACATATGCGCTGGGTTGGTCTACTCTGTCTGCATGAACTATCTGAACAGGGTGAAGGGTAACAGGCCCGTCGGGAACAAGGTTTTCGCGCAGGGAGGTACCTGTTACAACAGGGCCGTACCGCTCGCGATGGCGGCACTCACGGGTAAGAAGATCGTCGTGCCACCGGAACCGGGTCTCATGGGCGCCTACGGGATCGCGCTCATGGCACTCGAAGACATGGAAAAGGGTGTGATAGAAAAAGGTTCTTACGATCTTCAGGAACTCGCGAACCGCGAGGTGAAGTATCTGAAACCTTTCGTCTGCACGGGTGGAAGGACCGGTTGCGACAGGAAGTGTACCATCAGCGTGATAGAGGTCAACGGCAAAAGGATACCCTACGGAGGGGCGTGCAACCGTTACGAAGCGTTCAGGGAACACAGTTTCGATGCCTCAGAGTACGATTTCGTCGCGAGAAGAGAGAAGATGGTTTTCGAACTGAAGCAAAACGGTGGCGGAAAGAAGGTCGGAGTGAGCAAATCCTTCGCGATGAACGTCTTCTTCCCATTCTTCTCGACACTTTTCATAAAGCTCGGCTTCGAGGTCGTCCTTCCGGACGAACCTGATGAAAGTGGGAAAGATCGCATGGGATCAGAGTTCTGTTTTCCCGTCGAGCTTTCCCACGGTTTCGTGCTGAACCTTTTGAAGAAAAACGTTGATTATGTCTTCATTCCGAGGATTCGAGGGGCCAGACCGGCCGGTTCAGAAAAGAACGGCGTCTACTGTCCTTTCGTTCAGAGCGAGGCAGACTGGCTGAGGGCCGATATCTCTGAACTCGAGAAGGTTCAGCTCCTTTCCTGCAGCATCGATTTCAACGATCCTGAAGAACTCGTCTTCGAAAACATCTTCCGGATGTTCAAACCCCTCGGCTTCGACAGAGAAAGGGTCAGAGCAGCTTTCGAAGAAGCGAAGAAAGCGCAGAGGACCTTCGAAGAGGGCGTGAAGAGGCTCGGTGAAGAATTTCTGAAGAAAGTAGAAGAAGCCGGTATGGGTATCGTCATCTTCGGGAGGGCGTACAACGCTTTCCAGTCCCACGCGAACCTCGGAGTTCCGAGGAAGATCGCCAGTTACGGCTATCCCGTGGCGAGTTTCGACGTTCTTCCGTTCGAACCGCTGCCCGGTTACGAGAGGATGTACTGGACCTGGGGAGAGATGATGCTGAAGGCCGCGAGGTACGTGAAAGACCATCCCAAGCTGTATCCTGTTTTCATAACGAATTTCAGCTGCGGCCCTGACTCGTTCATCCTCTCTTACTTCAAAGCGGTCATGGGTGAAAAACCGGCGCTCGTTCTGGAACTGGACAGCCACACCGCTGACGCCGGTCTGGAAACCCGTATAGAAGCGTTCTTGGACATCATCAAATGCAGGAGAGAAAAGAAAAAGCAACCCTCGCCTTCCAAACCTCTCGAAGTTCAGATCGACAAATCCGGCGTCTTCGTCCTCAAAGACGGCGAGAAGATTCCCTGGACCGACCCGAGAGTGAGACTCGTCTTCCCGACGATGGGCGCGTTCGGAGCCAGGTGCCTGGCGGCGGCGATCTCTCGCTTCGGGGTTCGAACGCACGTGTGCCCCGCTCCCGGGGAGATCGAGTTCAGACTGGGCAGGGGCAACTCTCTCTCCAAGGAATGCCTGCCTTTGCACCTGACGCTCGGCTCGCTCATAAGATACCTTCAGGAAAGGCCCGAAGGTGAGATCACCCTGTACTTCATGCCGACCACGTCGGGCCCGTGCAGGTTCGGCCAGTACAGCATTTACATGAAGTTGTGGCTCGAACAGAACGCGGTGAAGGATGTCGGCCTGGTCTCGCTGAACTCTGAGAACGCGTACGGAGGCCTGGGAGTAAGCTTCACCCTGCGTGCGTGGCTGGCCGTGCTGGTTTCGGATCTGTACTCCAACGTGGAGAAATCTCTCAGAGCCCTCATGAAAGACCAGACGCTTGTAGAATCCTTGATCGAGAAGCATCAGGAAATGATCCTGGAAAGTTTGAGGAAGGATTCTCTGTCTGGTTTCTTCACAACGGTGAAAAAGGTGTGTCAGGAGCTCGAATCTCTGAAACTGCACGAAGCGTACATGAAATCACCCAAGGTGATGATGACGGGAGAAATATACGTGCGCTGGGACGAATTCAGCAGGAAGAAGATGGAAGATCTGTTCGCGAGGGAAGGCATCGTGCTGCACATCTCACCGATACACGAATGGCTCTACTACACCTATTACATCTTCATCGAAAGATTGGTGAGCAAGGATTCGACGCGTTTCCAGAGGATGAAAAAGTGGCTGGAAATGCAGGTGCTCCGGTACTTCGAGTGGAGGATCAAGCGTTTGTTCGCGCGGACTGGCCTGTGCGACGCGCGCATGCTCGACGTCTCACACGTGGTGGAAACGGCAAAGCCTTATCTTTCACCGAACCTGACTGGGGAAGCCATTCTGACGATCGGAAGCACGCTCGCCGAGATAGGCGAATTCTACGACGGAGTGATAGCGGTCGGGCCGTTCGCGTGCATGCCGAGCCGCATAGCGGAATCCATACTCAAGAAGGCCATCGAAGATAAAAAGAGAAAACTTGGAAAGTCGTTGCCGTTCATCTCGATCGAGCTGGATGGTAATCCGTTCACGCCATCGATAGAGGCCAGGTTGGACGCGTTCATCGCCCAGATCAAACAGCTCAGGAAGGGAAGTGAAGCTCTTGCCGGTGATCTTTCTCGCCGGTGATGCGAGAGTTTTGAAGGACGAATACGTGGAAAATTTCTGTCAAAAAAGACGGCTCAAAAGGATCAAGGTGAACGCAGAGGAAAAGGATGGGGCGTTCAATCTGCTCTCGCAGGCAGGTCTTTTCTTCGACGAGGTGCTCCTGGACGTGGTCGATTTCGACGAATGGAAAAAGGACGATCAGAAAAAACTTTTGGAGATGGCCGAACCTTCAAGGATCAGCGTGATCGTCAGAACCGAAGAGGGTGTGAAGGCTAAGGAAGTCGTGCAGCTGTCGCTACCAAAACCGTGGGAACAGGAAAAGTGGATCGATTACGTTTCAGAAAGGCTCAGAAAGCACAAAATATCTGCTTCGCAGAAGATAGCTGAATTGATCTTCGAAAGGGTCGGACCGAACGACGAACTTTTAGAAAGAGAGATCGAAAAACTCGCCTGCGTGACGGATCGACCGACCGAAGAGACCATCCAGCAGGTGATTTCTCAATACGTCAGAAGCGACATAGACGAATTCTGTTTCAGAGTTTCGATGGGCGATTTCGAAAAGGCACACGTGCTGCTGGGATCGATCCTGAAAACCACCGAGCCCATCGTCGTGGTCGCGTCCCTCGCCAGACACTTCCTCGATCTCTACAAGATCGTGCTCTTCGTCGAGAAGAGAGAAAATTACCCCTGGCCCGTGATAAAAGAAGTCTCTGAAAAACTCGGTGTGGGACTCGGAAAGACGGCCAGGTTTCTGGGTTTCTCTTTCAAGGGTGCCGGCAAGTCCGTGAACCACGTGAGCCTGTACGACGCCGAAAAGCTGGAAAAGATCCTTGAAAGACTGTACTGGCTCGATCTCGCAGTGAAGAGCTCTCCCACTCCCAATTTAGCGATCCACAGTTTCCTCGATCAGGTTCGAAAGATCATGGGTGAAAAACCGTGAGGTTGATCTTCAGACAGACGAAGTTCAACCGTTACAGCGTCGTGGCGTTGCTGAGCGCGGTGGTGAGCAGACTCGACTCCGTCGAAATCGTCATCGCCAGAAGACTTGAGGACATCTTATCTTACCCCACCGACAGCTTCGTGGCGTACTCCTTCATGAGCTTCGACCTCGGACAGGTTCAGGAAGAAGTGAAGTTGCTCAAGTCGAAAGGTTACACTCTGCTGGCCGGTGGGCCCCACCCGACGGCGCGGCCTGAGGAATGCCTCGCGATGGGGTTCGATCACGTTTTCATCGGTGATGGGGAGGAGAACCTGATCGAGTTTTTGAAGGGCGAAAGGCGATCCATCTTCGATGGGGTGAGCAGGAGAGTCGATCTCAACGACTATCCTCCCTTCTGCGTGGAACTTTCACAGTTCATGCCGATCGAGATCACGAGGGGCTGCCCGTTCGGCTGTGCGTACTGTCAGACATCGTCGATCGCTGGAAAGATCGTTCGACACAGGAGCGTTGAACAGATCGTTCATTACTGCCAGCTCGGTCTGAAAAAGCACAAGTACGTCGCGAGATTCATAGCGCCGAACGCCTTCGGTTACGGCTCGAAGGATGGTGTTACACCGAACGTGGACGCCATAGAATCGTTGCTTTTCAATCTCCGGAAAATAGGCATGAGAGAGATCTACTTCGGAACCTTCCCCTCGGACGTGAGACCAGAATCTGTGAACGACGAGGTCCTGAGCGTGGTCAAAAAGTACGTGAACAACAGAAGCATTATCGTGGGCGCTCAGAGTGGCAGTGAAAGGGTCCTCAAAATTTTGAGAAGGAATCACAGCACAGAGGACGTTCTGAAGGCCGTGGACACGATAAAGCGTCACGGGTTCGTACCGCACGTGGACTTCATTTTCGGTTTTCCTTTCGAAACCCAAGAGGACCAGCACGAGACCCTGCAGTTCGTTGAGAAACTGGTTGAAATGGGTTGCAAGATACACGCACACAGCTTCTTGCCACTGCCCGGAACGAGTTTGGAAAGAGCGGGAAGCGCACGCTTGCCGCACTGGCTCAAAAAGAGGCTGTCTCAACTTTCCGCGCAGGGAAAGCTCGACGGGTACTGGCAGAAGCAGGAACACATGTCCTGGGAACTCCACTCGCAGACACGCTGATACGCTCATTTGTGTTATAGCTTTCGTGAAATTGTGTTAAAGTAACGAGGCGGAGACTGTGCTAAAATGTTCGCACGGAGGGAACTACGTTGCCTGAGAAGTTCTGTTCTTTCTGCGGAAGGCCCGCGAGTCAGGTTGGAAAGTTAATAGCTGGTCCGAGCGCATACATATGCGACGAGTGTGTCGAGCTCTTCCACGATCTTTTGACGACGGACAAGCGAGTGAAGAGAGAGCGCAGGAAGCCTCTCCCAAAACCGGCTGAGATAAAGGCCGAGCTCGACAAGTACGTGATCGGACAAGAGAGGGCCAAGAGGATCATCTCCGTGGCGGTCTACAACCACTACAAGAGGGTCTTCTACGGCGGCAGTTTCGACGACGTCGAGATGGAAAAGTCCAACATCATGATGATCGGGCCGACGGGAAGCGGGAAGACGTTGATCGCGCGCGTGCTGGCCAAGATACTGGACGTGCCGTTCGCCATAGCGGACGCCACACCGCTCACGGAAGCGGGTTACGTGGGAGAGGATGTGGAGAACGTCGTGCTCCGCTTGCTGGAAGTTGCCAACTTCGATATAGAGAGAGCCCAGTACGGGATCATCTACATAGATGAGATAGACAAGATCGCCAGGAAGTCTCCGAACCCGTCGATAACGAGAGACGTTTCGGGTGAAGGTGTGCAGCAAGGTTTGCTGAAGATCGTCGAGGGTACGATCGCGAACGTACCGCCTCAGGGTGGGAGGAAACATCCCTACCAGGAATTCATCAAGGTTGACACGACGAACATACTGTTCATCGTCGGTGGTGCCTTCGACGGGCTGGAGGAGATCATCAAGAGAAGGATCCAGAGTTCATCGATGGGCTTTGGGGCAGACGTGAAGAGCAAGAAACAGATGAGACTGGGTGAGATCCTCGCGCAGGTCACACCGGACGATTTAGTCCAGTACGGCATGATCCCCGAGTTCGTTGGTCGATTCCCCGTGATCGCGACGCTGGACGATCTCACGGAGGAGGATCTGGTCAGGATACTCAACGAACCGAAGAACGCCTTGATAAAGCAGTACAAAAAACTGTTCGAGCTCGACAACGTACAGCTCGAGATAGAACCGGACGCTCTGGTCGCGATCGCCAGAAAGGCGTTGAAGCGCGGAACGGGTGCTCGTGCCTTGAGAAGCGTCTTCGAAGAGGTCATGATGGATGCGATGTTCGAGTTACCTTCCTCGCACAACGTTGAGAAAGTGATCATCACCGCTGCGGCAGTTGAAGGCAAAGAGAAACCGAGGCTCGTGATGCGAGAGATCGCGTGATGAAAGTCCTTGGAATAGAAACTTCCTGCGACGAAACCTCGGTCGCGATAGTCGACGAAGAGAGAATACTCTCCAACGTCGTTTCGTCACAGGTGAAGGTCCACGAACCTTTCGGTGGTGTCGTTCCGGAGGTCGCAGCGAGGCACCATTTGAAGAACCTCCCGCAGATCTTCCGAAAAGCCGTCGAGGACGCGAGAATAGACTTGAGAGACGTAGACGTTGTTGCCGTCACGCACGGGCCAGGTCTCATCGGTGCGCTGATGGTCGGAGTCTCGTTCGCGAAAGGCTTGAGCCTCGCGCTCAAAAAACCGCTCGTCGGTGTGAACCACCTTCTGGGCCACGTCTACGCGGTCAAGTTGAACTTTCCACAGCTTGAACCACCTTACCTCGCCCTGCTCGTGAGTGGTGGACACACAGAACTACTTCTGTTCAAAGAGGATCCGACCCAGGCAGAAGTCGTTGGAAGAACCGTCGACGATGCGGCCGGTGAAGCCTTCGACAAGGTCGCACGCCTGCTCGGGCTCGGTTATCCCGGCGGACCTGCGATAGAGAGAGCGGCCAGGTCTGGAGATCCCCACAGGTATCACTTTCCAAGGGCGATGCTCGAAAGGGGCAATCTGAACTTCAGCTTTTCCGGTCTGAAGACGGCGGTTCTTTATCTGGTCAGAAGTGAACCGGATGCGAACAGATCGGACGTGGCGGCTTCTTTTCAGGAAGCCGTGGTGGACGTACTGGTCTGGAAGACGATGCACGCCGCAGAATTGATGGGAATGAAAAAAGTGCTTCTGGTCGGCGGCGTCGCGGCAAATTCACGGTTGAGAGAGAAGCTCGCAGAGGAATGCTCAAAGAGGAACCTGGAACTTTACGTTCCACCCGTGGAGCTGTGCATGGACAACGCAGCCATGATCGCGCGGGCAGGTTTGGACCTCGCGCGCAGGGGAAAGTTCTCTGACCTCAGCTTGAACGCTGTCCCGTACCTCTCTTTTTGAGCAGTTTCTGCCTCACCTTTGTCGCCTTCTCCGCAAGGATCAGCACGTGACCACTGTCGATGTAAATCGCGCTTCTTGCTTGTGCACCGTAGGTGAGGTTCACCATTTTGTTTGAAAAACTTGCAGTGTCCCTGAGCTGTTTCGCCATCGTGTTGTTCACCGGGACTACGGCTTTGATCCTGTCCGCGTTGACGAACACACCTTTCACGATCTGTACAAGCATGGTGCTCACATCCTCAGAACCAGTCTCTCATGGAGAAGATCATGGGTTCTCCCTGAGGGTTCAGAAGCTTGTGGTTCACGACCAGACCATTGTAGATCACGTGATCGCCGCTTTCGAGCTTACCGACCAGCTCGCATTCGAAGTAGGCTATCACACCTTCAACGATGGGCAGTTTGAGCTTCTCGCTCTCGAACCAGCGAACCTTGGAAAACTTGTCCACGTTCCTGCTCGAATAATAACCGAACAGTTCACCTATCTCTTTCTGTTTTTTGTCCAGGACCTGAACAGCGAACTTCTTGCTCTTCTCTATGACCTCCGCCGTTTTTCGTGTCGGTCCGAGCGCGACGGCCAGCATGGCGGGCTTGAAGGAAGATTGCATCAACCATGCTGCCGCGAGGCCAGCCTTCTCATCTTCAATGCAGCTCGAAACTATGTAAACCCCCTGAACCAAACAGTCGAACGCGCTCTTGAACATCGTCCCTCACCCCGTCATGCAAGCCTTCGAGAAAATTATACCCTCTTTTCACGAGAGAAACGATAATGTTCCCTCAGCTCTTCGTTGAACGGCAGGTTCAGTATCGCGTCGATGACCGCGACGACTTGCTCGTAAGATTTCGTCCTGGGATCTCTGAGGAGGATCTCTTCGAGCACTCTGACATCTCTTGAAAAGAACGCCTCCAGGTTCCACTCCATCCTCAGTATCCTGGGCCAGAGGTAGAACTTCTTGATCCTGTCGGTCAAATCGGGCTCGATCTTCTCCCTGTGTACACCGCTTTTGTCCACCCACACGGGCAGTTCCATGACGAGATCGTCCGGAAAGTCCTTCAGAGCCCCCTGGTTCTCGACGTTCAAGAAGAGTCTCACCCGTTTATCGTTCGCGATGGCGTTGATGAACGGAACGTGCTGTTCTCCGCTCATCCGACCCTTTCTGAAGATCTCGGGAAACTCTTCCGTCAGCTTCACGTTCTCGTGGAGCTGGACGCGTTGAGCGAGCTCTATCAGTCTCTTTCTCGCCATTCTGAGCATCTCATGAAGTTTCGGCCTCTCCACCTCGTTGTCTATTCCTCCAAATTCACCGAACCACTTTTTCTTCGTTTCAAGATCGTAGTGATACTTCCACGTTCCGTTGCGCACAGTATCGCCTATCGGAAGCATGCCGTAGAATCTGTACATGTCCATCGCGGCGGGAGACATCTGGATGTCCCACGGACTTCTCGATTTCCAGTTTGCAAGCTCTTTCTCTATCCATTCGTCCAGGAGTGGGTAAGCGTCCTTTCCTTTGTATCTGAACCTGTTCAACCAGATGCCGTGGTTCACCCCCGCCACCTGCCAGTCCACATCCTTCGGATCGAGCTTCAACCGCTCAAAGACTTCATAAACTCCAGCAACTCCGTGACAGAAACCGATGATCTTGGCCTTGCTGACCCTCTTGACCGCCTGAGTGATCTCGAAAACGGGATTCGCTGTTTGAAGCAGATAAGCGTCTGGAGCCAGTCTTTCCATTCTCCTTGCGATCTCGAGCGCCAGTTTCACATCGGGATACGATGCCAGAACGTAGCTGTACGTCGAGACCATGCTCAATTCCTGGCTGTCTATGCCCCTGTAATAACCGTACTTCTCTGCGAGCTCCGTGACGCTGTCCCACCTCTGAAATCCATCTTCGTGATACCTTTGATCGTAAGGGTACGCCGTGTTTATGATGAAATCGGCTCCTTCGATGGCTTCGTCGAGCTGTGAGGTTTTCACAATCTTCACCGGCGAGCCGAGTTCCTGAACGTACTTCTGGGCGAGCACGTGGGAAGCGTTCAATCTTTCTTCGTTGATGTCCATCAGGTAGATGAAGGTGTCTGATTTTGAGAGCTCTTCCGTCTGCGCCACGTCACCGATGATCTGCTGGGCGAACCTCACGCTTCCCGCACCTATCATCGCGATCTTCACGGTGATCACTCCTTTTGAAATCAGAAACGTTTCAGCTCGAAAGTTCTGTTCGTCAGATCGACATCGAGCCTGACGTTACCCATCTTCGTGTTGAAAGATTCGATACTGTAGGCCGGTTCTTCGTCGAAGATGTTGGACACTTTCACTTTTCCACCGAGCAGCTGGAGAGTGGTTTGCAGAATCTCGTTCGAAGAATCTTCGTAGAGTGAAAGATCGTCGCTCAAAATTATCATGTTGTCCAGAACGCCACAGGTGTACGCGTAGAGCTTTCTTTCGTTCTCACTCAGCTCGGTTTTCTGCGTTCTCAAGAGTAAACAATCTGGATCGTTCTGCCAGAGTCTTCTGTTCATGAAAGATCTCGTGATGGCGTTTCTGAGCGCCCATTTCGCCGCCGGAATGCCCCGATCCGCCAATCGCTCTCCCCAGTAAGGCGCGGTGTCCGGTCCTATCCTCATGCCATCGACGAGTCCGACCGCCGGAATGAGTGGAGAACCGCAACCCAGAACGAAGCCATCCTTCACAGCTTCGCGTACGATCTTCAAACCTTCCCTCAGGGCCTGGATCGGGCTGATGGATCTCTGTCTTTCTCCAGGAAGGGCTCCCGCGAAGAGAAAATCGATCTTGAAATAGGAGAAACCCATTCGGCGGAGCGAGCTGAACAGTTCGTACAGCCACTGTTTCACATCTTCCCTGCTCAGATCCAGCGCGTAGATGTTCTTCTTCCAGTTCCTGTAAGCGAGCTTCGGTTTTCCGTTTTCTTTCACCACCCAGTCTGGATGCCGCGCGAACAGCTTCGAAGTTTCAGAGACGCTGAACGGCGCGGTCCATATGCCTGGTTCAAAACCACTTTGAAGGATCGTTCTGGCCATCTCATCCAGGTTTGGAAAGCCATCCTTGCTGTCCAGCCAGTCGCCGATGTCCGCTTCGTAGCCATCGTCGATCTGGAAGATCTTTATGGGATATCTTTTCGCAAGGTCTAAATTCTTCAACACGTCCGGCCAGGTCAGATCCAGAAAATAGTGATACCAGCTGCACCATCCGACGAAGCGGTCTTTCTTGAACTGCGCGTTGTTTTCCTGCGCGACGAGTTCTGCGTACTCTGTTAACAGATCGTAGTCGTCAGAATTTTCTATGAAGACGAAGCTTTCGAGCGGGACGTAGTCTTCGAAATCTGTGTCGAAATATTCCAGGTACGCCACAAGCTCATTCTTCTCGAACGTGAAGAAAGGATGTGCGAACTTCGAAGTGAGGAAACCGTACAGTCTCCCGTGTCCCGCGACGAAGTAATCGCTTACGAGCCTGCTCGCGAGCAACTCGGGAACAGGAGACGCTGAGTACTGCCAGTCCCTGTCCGGGCTGATGGGCTGAAACTCTTCCGTATCGATCGGTTTGCACGGCCCCCAGGATTGCCAGTTGTTCACGAAGGCTTTCTTGAAAGATTCTGTTCTGAAGATCTCTATCCTTCCAACCTTTCCTTTGATCTTTCCTTTCAGCATCCAGCCGAAGCTGGTCTTCACAAGCTCTGCCTTCACACAGTACTCGTTCGTTTCTACCGTGAACTCCCCTTCTTTCAAACTCCTTCCCATCACCTGCATGGTTCTTCCCTCCTCAGTCCGAATCCGAATTCTCTTTCACGAACTCAACTATCTCCTGTACGTAACCGAAGGCGACGGCCACGTAAGTGTCTGCCGCCCCGTAATAGATGGCGATCCTGCCGGTCTTTCCGTCACACAGCGCGGCACACGGAAAGACCACGTTCGGTACGAAACCGCACACCTCGTACTCTTCCTCGGGCGTGAGCAGGTAGTACTTGCTCCTGTGCAGCACTTTCGACGGATCCTCGAGATCCAGCAGGGCGGCACCGAAGCTGTAGACGTACCCGTTGCACGTCAGTGTCACGCCGTGGTATATCAAAAGCCATCCTTCGCTCGTTTCTATGGGTGCTGGTCCGGCGCCGATCTTCAGATTCTCCCACCAGTTCTTGCTGCTCCTTCCCATCACCCATCTGTGGTTGCCCCAGTGGATCATGTCGAAGCTCTCGCTCAGGAAGATGTCTCCGAAGGGCGTATGGCCCATGTCACTGGGCCTGTTGAGCATGACGTACTTACCGTTGATCTTCCTCGGGAACAGCACACCGTTCCTGTTGCACGGAACGAAGGCGTTCGGCAGCCTGATGAAGTGTTTGAAATCCTTCGTCACGCCGACACCTATGGTTGGACCATGATCGTCGGTGCAGAAGGTTATGTAGTAACTGTCCTCTATCCTGACCACCCTCGGATCGTAGGCGTAGCCAACTGGAAACGGATTGCCGTATTGATCGAACCACTGGATGGGTTCTTCCTCTATCTGCCAGTTTATTCCGTCTTTGCTGTGTCCAACGTGCAGGAAGGGTCTGGTGTTTTTGTGGTCCACTCTGAACACGCCGACAAAACCGTTTGAAAACGGTACGACTGCAGAGTTGAAAACGCGCGCACCTTTCTTGATGGGATTCCGTTTCGTGATGGGATTCTTGCTGTAACGCCACAGCACCCCATCGTGGCCCTTCGGTCTGTCCTCCCACGGCATGTTGGAAAGTTCTTCACAGTAGATTTTCAAAACGGTCCCCCCTATCAATATCTGACTTTCAAAAGCTCGGCGGGCTGACCACCCAGATACCTATCGCCGTGACGTTCCCAACGTTTCTCCACCTGTGTGGCACAGTGGAAGGATAGGTTATGCTGTCACCTTCGTTCAGGACGACTTTCCTGTCCCCAAGAGTTATTTCGACACTGCCCTGAACGATGATACCGGATTCGATCCCTTCGTGCGCGTAAAAGGAGTCGCCACTGTCACAACCCGGTTCAAGATAAGATATGAACATTGAGTAAGCCTTGTTCTTCGTCGAGATGAGTTCGTACGTCAAACCAGGGCACACGATCACCTTGCGCCGTTCGTTTTTCCTCACCACACCTTTGAGCGCCTGCTCGCCTATCTCTTGTTCGACGAGCGAGATGATCGTCTCACCGAGGGCGGACAGGATTCTCTTGAGCGTGCTCAAAGATGGCGATACTTTTCCATGTTCTATCTGGCTGATCAGGCCGGGAGTGACACCCGCAAGCTTCGCGAGTTCCCTCACCGTCATGTGTTTGGCCTGCCTGAGGGTTCTTATCTTCTGACCTATGTTGTCGAGTTCACCATCCATTTCGTTCATCCCCCAGTCACGAGGTGAGTGAAGTCACCGTACAGTCTCACCAGTTTTTCGAACTCGGCTTCATCGTAAAACCTGATCTGCCTGCGGCCGAAGTATTTGGCAACCTCCACACAGAACCTCGCCGCAAGTTCAATATCGACCTCGTGCGATGCCCCGGTCGCACAGCCAGCCACAGGAACTTCAGTCGTTATGGCCACTCCAACGACCGGGACGTTAGGAACAACGGTGCAGGGCTGCATGATGCTGTTTATGTGATACACCCCGTTGTCGTAGGGCGTTATGTCCTGCATCGTTATCGGTAGCACGAAGGGCACAGTGCCACACACGTTTTCATAGATGTTCAACAGATCTTCCGACACCTTGAGTATATATCCCTTGACGACCGTTGGCGAAATCGCAAAGCCTCTCTTTTTCACAATTCTGTTGCCCTTCGTGGTATCGATGGAAAGAACCGCATCAACGTGTCTGTTGAGCATCAGCTGCAACACTTCTCTCACACCGATCGGTGAATCCATGAACGGTACTGGTTTGTGCTCTTTGGTTGGAGCGTTTGGGCAAACGTGCGTCGCCACGAACACCGTACCTGCAAGCTCTTCTCCTTTCTGCCTCATCTGTGCCAGTTTCAGCGCACACGCGAGCGCGGCAACAGCACCATCCGCATCGCTCACCAGTCCGATCATTTCTGGCCTGGCTCCCACTCCTCCCAGCTGGCCAACTATGCCCAGAACGGGCGCCGAGCCATCGTCACCGTGGATCGTTATTCTGACGACGTCTGTCTTGCCGCGGGGTGTTGTCACAGTTTCGAACTCGGCGTGCACGCCTTCAAAACCGTTGAAAAGCTCACAGACTCTTTGACCGTTCGCATTAGGATCATCCAGAACCTCGATCGCAGTCATTACCTGCGATAGCATGCTCACACCTCCGTGTAAAGATGGCATCTCACTTTTCGACCTCTGAAATCTATCAGCGGTGGTTTCTCACTGCATTTGCTGAAGGCAAAATCACACCTCGT includes:
- a CDS encoding acyl-CoA dehydratase activase; protein product: MRLAICVGSSSVSTFTEQGPAWIPHNGDPIGTVERILQDSPEELELVFTGRKLRRIFKAPNIPESLAVQYAYRKLKEKYGPCDGIVSAGGENFVLYQLDSNGEVSAIHVGSKCASGTGEFFLQQLKRMGLDLSSIDSVNVDGFYRLSSRCTVFCKSDCTHALNKGIPKDLVLSGLGKVMADKILQLSSNANVKRVLLIGGTTRNKLMLRHLDGRIEFVVPEEATYFEALGAYLWLLENPSGKVKKYHVIPREIPSAFLRLPPLSNYLSMVEFKHMERGKAEPNDACVLGVDVGSTTTKAVLVRIKDKKILASSYLRTLGDPIGAAKKCYSEILSQLDVPVKIVAVGVTGSGRKIVGLHAQTKSIHNEIMAHAKAAAYFDPEVDTIFEIGGQDAKYTYLNEGVPYDYAMNEACSAGTGSFLEEAARESLNIDYRQIADYALKAKNPPNFSDQCAAFINSDIKTAIQEGISAEDICAGLVYSVCMNYLNRVKGNRPVGNKVFAQGGTCYNRAVPLAMAALTGKKIVVPPEPGLMGAYGIALMALEDMEKGVIEKGSYDLQELANREVKYLKPFVCTGGRTGCDRKCTISVIEVNGKRIPYGGACNRYEAFREHSFDASEYDFVARREKMVFELKQNGGGKKVGVSKSFAMNVFFPFFSTLFIKLGFEVVLPDEPDESGKDRMGSEFCFPVELSHGFVLNLLKKNVDYVFIPRIRGARPAGSEKNGVYCPFVQSEADWLRADISELEKVQLLSCSIDFNDPEELVFENIFRMFKPLGFDRERVRAAFEEAKKAQRTFEEGVKRLGEEFLKKVEEAGMGIVIFGRAYNAFQSHANLGVPRKIASYGYPVASFDVLPFEPLPGYERMYWTWGEMMLKAARYVKDHPKLYPVFITNFSCGPDSFILSYFKAVMGEKPALVLELDSHTADAGLETRIEAFLDIIKCRREKKKQPSPSKPLEVQIDKSGVFVLKDGEKIPWTDPRVRLVFPTMGAFGARCLAAAISRFGVRTHVCPAPGEIEFRLGRGNSLSKECLPLHLTLGSLIRYLQERPEGEITLYFMPTTSGPCRFGQYSIYMKLWLEQNAVKDVGLVSLNSENAYGGLGVSFTLRAWLAVLVSDLYSNVEKSLRALMKDQTLVESLIEKHQEMILESLRKDSLSGFFTTVKKVCQELESLKLHEAYMKSPKVMMTGEIYVRWDEFSRKKMEDLFAREGIVLHISPIHEWLYYTYYIFIERLVSKDSTRFQRMKKWLEMQVLRYFEWRIKRLFARTGLCDARMLDVSHVVETAKPYLSPNLTGEAILTIGSTLAEIGEFYDGVIAVGPFACMPSRIAESILKKAIEDKKRKLGKSLPFISIELDGNPFTPSIEARLDAFIAQIKQLRKGSEALAGDLSRR
- the holA gene encoding DNA polymerase III subunit delta, producing MIFLAGDARVLKDEYVENFCQKRRLKRIKVNAEEKDGAFNLLSQAGLFFDEVLLDVVDFDEWKKDDQKKLLEMAEPSRISVIVRTEEGVKAKEVVQLSLPKPWEQEKWIDYVSERLRKHKISASQKIAELIFERVGPNDELLEREIEKLACVTDRPTEETIQQVISQYVRSDIDEFCFRVSMGDFEKAHVLLGSILKTTEPIVVVASLARHFLDLYKIVLFVEKRENYPWPVIKEVSEKLGVGLGKTARFLGFSFKGAGKSVNHVSLYDAEKLEKILERLYWLDLAVKSSPTPNLAIHSFLDQVRKIMGEKP
- a CDS encoding TIGR04013 family B12-binding domain/radical SAM domain-containing protein, which codes for MRLIFRQTKFNRYSVVALLSAVVSRLDSVEIVIARRLEDILSYPTDSFVAYSFMSFDLGQVQEEVKLLKSKGYTLLAGGPHPTARPEECLAMGFDHVFIGDGEENLIEFLKGERRSIFDGVSRRVDLNDYPPFCVELSQFMPIEITRGCPFGCAYCQTSSIAGKIVRHRSVEQIVHYCQLGLKKHKYVARFIAPNAFGYGSKDGVTPNVDAIESLLFNLRKIGMREIYFGTFPSDVRPESVNDEVLSVVKKYVNNRSIIVGAQSGSERVLKILRRNHSTEDVLKAVDTIKRHGFVPHVDFIFGFPFETQEDQHETLQFVEKLVEMGCKIHAHSFLPLPGTSLERAGSARLPHWLKKRLSQLSAQGKLDGYWQKQEHMSWELHSQTR